CGAATTGGAAAAAGTCTTTGCCGGCAGCGCGCCGGACTCCGCCTCGGTGGACGCCGGCGTCTCCTCCCGCCTGCTGGGGTCCTTCCTCTCCTGGATGCAGGACCGCAAGTCGCCGGTCTTCGTGGCCGCCACCTCCAACAACGTGAACGCGCTGCCCCCGGAGTTGATCCGCAAAGGCCGCTTCGACGAGATCTTCTTCGTCGACCTGCCCAACTCTGCCGAGCGGCGGGCCATCTTCGGCCTGCAGTTGGCGCGGCGCAAGCGCAACCCTGCCGACTTTGACCTCGATCGCCTGGCCGGCGCCAGCGCCGACTATTCCGGCGCGGAGATCGATGCCGTGGTGCAGTCTGCCATGTACGCCTCCTTCAGCGAGCACAAGCCCATGAGCACCCAGAGCCTGCTGGAGGAGTTGAAGAACACCGTGCCGCTCTCCGCCACCCGCGCTGAGGACATCGCCGAGCTGCGCGATTGGGCGCGCGAGCGGGCCGTCCCGGCCTCCCTGCCGGAGGGTGTCCACCCGGATCGGCTGCCAGCCTAGAAAACAGGAGGAAGGTCCTTTGCTTTCAGTATCTTAGATGACAAGGCGCGGCCTCCTTGACTGGCCCTGCGGGGCGGGTTAGGCTATCGCCAATGGTAGCCCCGCCTCGTGGCGCGCACCTCCACCTGGTTTTCCAGCCCACTCCGACAATCCTCGCTGTGCCGGGCAGGCGGCGCAAGAGCGTCCACCGGGGGTCCCGCCGGGAGTCACGTTGAAGAAGAACATCCAGATCAGCCCCAACATCGAGACCCTGTTCGGCACCCGGGACGAGAACCTGCACCTGCTCGAACATGGACTCCATGTCGCCATCGACCTCAAAGCCGACTCCATCGAGATCGAAGGCGCGGCCAAGGACGTCGCCCGCGCCGAGCAGGTCTTTGCCGACTATGCCCACCTCCAGCGCAGCGGCCACGCCTTCAATAACGGCGACCTGGCTTCCATGCTGCGGCTGCTGGCGGGAGACGCCACCGCCACCCTGCGCGGCCTGGCCGAGGCCGGACGCCAGCGCTCTGCGGGCAAGCGCCACGTCCAACCCAAGAGCCAGAACCAGCGCCGCTACGTCGAAGCCATCGAGAAGAGCGACATGGTCTTCGGCATCGGCCCGGCGGGCACGGGCAAGACCTATCTGGCCGTGGCCATGGCGATCTCCGCGCTGGTGGCCAAGCGGGTGAACCGCATCATCCTGGCGCGCCCGGCGGTGGAGGCGGGCGAGCGCCTGGGCTTCCTCCCCGGCACCCTGCAGGAGAAGATCGACCCCTACCTGCGCCCGCTCTACGACGCCCTCTACGACATGCTGGAGCCGGAGAAAGTGGACCGCTTCCTGGAGAAGAACATCATCGAGATCGCGCCCATCGCCTTCATGCGTGGCCGCACCCTCAACGACTCCTTCATCATCCTCGACGAGGCGCAGAACACCACGCCGGAGCAGATGAAGATGTTCCTCACCCGCATGGGCTTCAACTCCAAGGCGGTGATCACCGGCGACATCACCCAGATCGATCTGCCCAGCGCTCGCCGCAGCGGCCTGTTGCAGGCCATCGACATCCTCAAGGACGTGGACGGCCTGGCCTTCTGCTACTTTAACGAGAGTGACGTGGTGCGCCACCACTTGGTGCAGCGCATCATCCGCGCTTACGACGAAGCCAAGACGGCCGAAGAGCAGCAGATGCCGCTGATCGAGAACGGCAATTCCCGGCCCGTCCGGGGTAGCGAATCCAAAGAGTAGAATGAGGCGTGCGCACGCGCCCTCCAGTTCCTGTTGGGAGACGCAGGTGGTGATCCTAGAGAAGAAACTCGAGGGAGTGAGCGCCGCTGCCCTGGCACGCTTTGCCGCCCGCGCCCGTCGCGCCGCGCGCCTGCACGGCGAGGTGGCGGTGCTGGTGGCCGGAGACCACGAGCTGCGCGGCCTCAATCGCCGCTTTCGCCGGAAGGACCAACCCACCGATGTCCTCTCGTTCCCGGCTGCGAGTGACGGTCTGGCAGGTGACATCGCCATCTCCGCTACCACCGCGGCCCGCAACGCCCGCCGCTTCGGGCATACCCTGGCCGATGAGTTGAAGGTCCTCATTCTGCACGGCATGCTGCACCTTGCCGGCCATGATCACGAGCGCGACCACGGCGAGATGGCGCGGCGCGAGGAGCGCTTGCGCCGCTCCCTGGGTCTGCCTGCCTCCCTGATCGGGCGCACCCGCCCCCGGGCGCGGAAGGACCGGCCATGACCCACCTTAGCTACGCCATCTTCTTGGCGGCCGGCGCCCTGCTCTTGGCCGTGCTGACGCTGGTCTCTTACGTGGAGCGGATCTACGCCGAGGCGGGCAAGTTCCTCTCCCGCAATTTCGAGGAGAACATCGAGGCTTACGAGCAGCGCGTGGAGCCCCGATTGGGGGTGAGCCGCGAACGCGCGCAGCTCTCCATGGCGGTGCTGGCCCAACTCGCCACCGCGGCGCTGGCGCTCATGATCGCCTACACCGTCTTCCGCGATGCCCGCTGGAGCGGCGCCGAGATCGCCGAAGCCGCGGTGGGCCTGGTGCTGATCATCATCCTCTTCAATCGCCTGATCCCCTTCATCCTCTTCAGCCGCACCCGCGGCGAGTGGCTGGTCTCGCTGGTGTGGGTGCTGCGCCTGCTCATCTACCTGGCGCTGCCGGTGACGCTGATCCTGGGCTTCGGGCTCTCGGTGGCGGCGCTGGCGGAGGCCCATCCCCCCGAGGAAGCGGAGCCCACCGAGGCCGTGGACGCGCTGATCGAAGCCGGCCAGGAGGAAGGGATCCTGGAGGAGAGCGACCGCGAGCTCATCCAGTCGGTGGTGGAGTTTGGCGACAAGACGGTGCGCGAGGTGATGACCCCGCGTCCCGAGGTCGTGACCGTGCCCATCACCACCACCGTGGAGCAGTTCAAGGAACTGCAGCGCACCCGCCCCTACTCGCGCGTGCCCGTGTACCGCGGCAACATCGATCACATCGCGGGCCTGGTGCTGGCCCACGACGTTCTGCAGGTGCCCGACAGCGAGGCCCGGAGCACCACCATCGCCGGCATGCTGCGCCCCGTGCACTTCGCCCCCGAGGTCCAGCACGTGCGCTCCCTGCTGCGTGAACTGCAGAAGGAAAACAGCCACATGGCCATCGTGCTCGATGAGTACGGGAACACCGCCGGCGTGGTGACCATCGAGGACATGGTGGAAGAGATCGTGGGCGAGATCCGTGACGAACACGAGGCCAAGCCTGACGTGGTCAAGGAGAGCGAGGGCTCTTACCTCGTCCCCGGCAACCTGGATGTGGACCGCCTCGATCAGCTCTTCAGCGTGCGCTTGGAGGGACGAGAGGCAACCACCGTGTCCGGCCTGGTCAGCGAGATCCTGGGTCACATCCCCGTGCAAGGTGAGGTGGTGGAGGAGGGCGGCTTGCGCTTCGAAGTGCTGGAGTCCACCGACCGCCGGGCGGAGCGGCTGCGCATCCGGGCCCGGCCCCCGGCGCCGCCGCAGGCCGCGCCCGAACCCGCCCGCAGGACCACCAAGCCGCCGCGGCAGCGCAAGTCAGCGAGGGCCTGAGCCGGATGTCATTCCGCTCCGGCTTCGTCTCCATCATCGGCCGTCCCAACGCCGGCAAGTCCACCCTGTTGAACGCGCTGGTGGGACAGAAAGTCGCCATCGTCACTCACAAACCGCAGACCACGCGCCACCGCATCCAGGGCATCGTCAACCTGGAAGCGCGCCAGGGCCGCCCCGCCGGGCAGGTCGTTTTCATCGACACGCCCGGCGTCCACCGTCCGGAATCGTCGCTCAACCGCAAGATGATGCGCGAGGTGCAAGAGGCGCTGGAGAGCCGCGATCTGCTTCTGCTGATCGTAGATGCCAGCCAGTCCATGGGCGCCGGCGACCGCTTCACCCTGGACCTGGTGAAGAAGGTCGGCGGGCCGGTCTTCCTGCTGCTCAACAAGATCGATCTGATCGAGAAGGGCAAGCTGCTGCCCTTGATCGACCGCTACAGCAAGCTGCACTCCTTCCAGGAGATCATCCCTGTCTCCGCCGTCAAGGGCGAC
The DNA window shown above is from Terriglobales bacterium and carries:
- a CDS encoding PhoH family protein, with amino-acid sequence MKKNIQISPNIETLFGTRDENLHLLEHGLHVAIDLKADSIEIEGAAKDVARAEQVFADYAHLQRSGHAFNNGDLASMLRLLAGDATATLRGLAEAGRQRSAGKRHVQPKSQNQRRYVEAIEKSDMVFGIGPAGTGKTYLAVAMAISALVAKRVNRIILARPAVEAGERLGFLPGTLQEKIDPYLRPLYDALYDMLEPEKVDRFLEKNIIEIAPIAFMRGRTLNDSFIILDEAQNTTPEQMKMFLTRMGFNSKAVITGDITQIDLPSARRSGLLQAIDILKDVDGLAFCYFNESDVVRHHLVQRIIRAYDEAKTAEEQQMPLIENGNSRPVRGSESKE
- the ybeY gene encoding rRNA maturation RNase YbeY yields the protein MVILEKKLEGVSAAALARFAARARRAARLHGEVAVLVAGDHELRGLNRRFRRKDQPTDVLSFPAASDGLAGDIAISATTAARNARRFGHTLADELKVLILHGMLHLAGHDHERDHGEMARREERLRRSLGLPASLIGRTRPRARKDRP
- a CDS encoding hemolysin family protein; this encodes MTHLSYAIFLAAGALLLAVLTLVSYVERIYAEAGKFLSRNFEENIEAYEQRVEPRLGVSRERAQLSMAVLAQLATAALALMIAYTVFRDARWSGAEIAEAAVGLVLIIILFNRLIPFILFSRTRGEWLVSLVWVLRLLIYLALPVTLILGFGLSVAALAEAHPPEEAEPTEAVDALIEAGQEEGILEESDRELIQSVVEFGDKTVREVMTPRPEVVTVPITTTVEQFKELQRTRPYSRVPVYRGNIDHIAGLVLAHDVLQVPDSEARSTTIAGMLRPVHFAPEVQHVRSLLRELQKENSHMAIVLDEYGNTAGVVTIEDMVEEIVGEIRDEHEAKPDVVKESEGSYLVPGNLDVDRLDQLFSVRLEGREATTVSGLVSEILGHIPVQGEVVEEGGLRFEVLESTDRRAERLRIRARPPAPPQAAPEPARRTTKPPRQRKSARA
- the era gene encoding GTPase Era produces the protein MSFRSGFVSIIGRPNAGKSTLLNALVGQKVAIVTHKPQTTRHRIQGIVNLEARQGRPAGQVVFIDTPGVHRPESSLNRKMMREVQEALESRDLLLLIVDASQSMGAGDRFTLDLVKKVGGPVFLLLNKIDLIEKGKLLPLIDRYSKLHSFQEIIPVSAVKGDGLELLLDKVAQALPAGPRYFPKDQVTDQPERFLVAELIRERVLVETKQELPYATAVQVEQFEESPRMTRIAAAIYCEREGQKGILIGRGGAMLKRIGSAARREIERMLGGKVFLELFVKVSPGWRDSRAFVEGLDWRRQLEDLADIPDSSEET